A genome region from Glycine max cultivar Williams 82 chromosome 5, Glycine_max_v4.0, whole genome shotgun sequence includes the following:
- the LOC100813457 gene encoding neutral/alkaline invertase 3, chloroplastic — protein MSLGTSKVVFQVLSRAVPQTGYNDSLVNSSELALHSRFRVKCMKKRSSRHRDFIECSSMLQSRLRTQQFQWMGVSFHDYKTYSRPWWHTCKCQQAESVSGVTTGDGNGSRLVNDVETTNTLSNGMRAKHILEFEDVQAQQLKREKEVLASNLTNGSIKGSFNTIDLNSIEEEAWDLLRESVVYYCGNPIGTIAAKDPTSSNVLNYDQVFIRDFIPSGIAFLLKGEYDIVRNFILYTLQLQSWEKTMDCHSPGQGLMPASFKVRTVPLDGDDSATEEVLDPDFGEAAIGRVAPVDSGLWWIILLRAYGKCSGDLSVQERVDVQTGIKMILRLCLADGFDMFPTLLVTDGSCMIDRRMGIHGHPLEIQALFYSALLCARGMLTPEDGSADLIQALNNRLVALSFHIREYYWIDLKKLNEIYRYKTEEYSYDAVNKFNIYPDQISPWLVEWMPNKGGYLIGNLQPAHMDFRFFSLGNLWSVVNSLATEEQSHAILDLIEAKWSDLVAEMPFKICYPALDGQEWQIITGSDPKNTPWSYHNAGSWPTLLWQLTAACIKMKRTHIAAKAVEIAERRISRDRWPEYYDTKRSRFIGKQSQLYQTWSIAGYLVAKLLLADPSKANILITEEDSELVNALISANPRGKRGRKNLRQTYIV, from the exons ATGTCCCTGGGTACTTCCAAAGTAGTTTTTCAGGTTCTGTCCAGGGCTGTGCCTCAAACTGGGTATAATGATTCTCTTGTGAACTCTTCAGAATTAGCATTACATTCCCGTTTTAGAGTAAAATGTATGAAGAAAAGATCCTCAAGGCATAGGGATTTCATTGAGTGTTCTAGCATGCTTCAAAGTAGGTTAAGAACTCAACAATTTCAGTGGATGGGTGTCAGTTTCCACGACTATAAGACCTATAGTCGTCCGTGGTGGCACACATGCAAATGCCAACAGGCTGAAAGTGTGAGTGGCGTAACTACAGGAGATGGAAATGGATCAAGACTTGTGAATGATGTTGAAACAACAAATACGTTAAGCAATGGAATGAGAGCAAAGCATATCCTAGAGTTTGAAGATGTCCAAGCCCAACAGTTGAAACGGGAAAAGGAGGTTTTGGCATCTAATCTTACGAATGGATCTATTAAAGGCAGCTTTAACACAATTGACCTCAACTCCATTGAGGAAGAAGCATGGGATCTACTAAGGGAGTCTGTAGTTTATTATTGTGGCAATCCCATTGGAACTATTGCTGCAAAGGACCCAACCAGTTCCAATGTTTTGAATTATGACCAGGTCTTTATTCGTGATTTCATTCCTTCTGGAATTGCCTTCCTATTGAAGGGGGAGTATGATATTGTTCGGAATTTTATCCTTTATACACTTCAGTTGCAG AGCTGGGAGAAAACTATGGATTGTCATAGTCCAGGACAAGGTTTGATGCCTGCTAGTTTTAAGGTTAGGACAGTTCCTTTGGATGGTGATGATTCTGCAACAGAAGAGGTTTTGGATCCTGACTTTGGAGAGGCAGCCATTGGGCGTGTTGCTCCAGTTGATTcag GATTGTGGTGGATTATTTTATTACGGGCATATGGAAAATGCTCTGGTGATCTATCAGTTCAGGAGAGAGTTGATGTGCAAACAGGAATTAAGATGATATTGAGGTTGTGTCTTGCTGATGGCTTTGACATGTTCCCAACCTTATTAGTAACTGATGGTTCTTGCATGATAGATCGGAGGATGGGAATTCATGGGCATCCTTTGGAGATTCAG GCACTGTTTTATTCTGCCTTACTTTGTGCACGTGGGATGCTTACTCCAGAGGATGGATCAGCTGATCTTATACAGGCACTGAACAATCGTCTGGTAGCTCTATCATTTCATATTAGAGAATACTATTGGattgatttgaaaaaattaaatgagattTACCGTTACAAGACAGAGGAGTACTCATATGATGCAGTTAATAAGTTCAACATATACCCAGACCAGATTTCTCCTTGGTTAGTGGAATGGATGCCAAACAAAGGAGGCTATTTAATTGGCAACCTACAACCAGCTCACATGGATTTCCGATTTTTTTCACTGGGAAACTTGTGGTCTGTCGTAAACAGCTTGGCCACAGAGGAGCAATCACATGCCATATTGGATCTTATTGAGGCCAAATGGTCAGATTTGGTGGCAGAGATGCCATTCAAGATTTGTTATCCTGCACTTGATGGTCAGGAGTGGCAGATAATCACAGGCAGTGATCCTAAGAACAC GCCATGGTCCTACCATAATGCAGGCTCCTGGCCAACACTGCTCTGGCAG CTCACCGCTGCATGCATAAAGATGAAGAGAACACATATTGCTGCAAAAGCAGTTGAGATTGCTGAGAGACGCATATCAAGAGACAGGTGGCCAGAATATTACGACACGAAGAGATCCCGATTCATTGGAAAACAATCTCAACTATATCAGACTTGGTCAATCGCAGGATACCTTGTTGCAAAGCTGCTGCTTGCAGACCCAAGTAAAGCAAACATACTGATCACCGAAGAGGATTCTGAGCTTGTGAATGCCTTGATTAGTGCCAACCCTAGAGGAAAGCGAGGGCGCAAAAATTTGAGGCAGACTTACATTGTATGA
- the LOC100815419 gene encoding mediator of RNA polymerase II transcription subunit 28 yields the protein MGDRQVVDQQHMGDPQLPSSPPSKDDMVSCVMALEAALLPCLPARELQAIDRSPHPSHQIDVDRYARDFMEAAKKLQLYFISLQREDKPTKVEMLRKEIALMEEELNIKNELIKKQENLIQEWKKELKDQLDKHKIELDRV from the exons ATGGGTGATCGGCAAGTAGTTGACCAACAACACATGGGTGATCCACAACTGCCATCTTCTCCTCCCTCAAAGGATGATATGGTTTCATGTGTTATGGCTTTGGAGGCTGCTTTGCTTCCCTGTTTGCCAGCCAGAGAACTTCAAGCAATAGACCGTTCTCCCCACCCCTCACATCAAA ttgatgtggATAGGTATGCAAGAGACTTCATGGAGGCTGCCAAGAAGCTTCAGCTTTATTTTATCAGCCTGCAACGTGAGGATAAGCCAACAAAAGTTGAAATGCTTAGAAAG GAGATCGCTCTGATGGAAGAGGAACTTAACATAAAGAATGAGctgataaaaaaacaagaaaatttaaTTCAGGAGTGGAAAAAAGAGTTGAAAGATCAGTTGGACAAACACAAGATTGAGTTGGATAGGGTTTAG